In Conexivisphaerales archaeon, a single window of DNA contains:
- a CDS encoding ribosomal protein L13e, translated as MSTDEKKPRRRSVKQRQQKEQKEQKRRPTRSRRKIPQEEPKKEEAKEKKKEQTQIKLSSPVFASVKARLHEVNKVRIGKGFSLAEIAKVGLSASLARKLGLYVDPRRKSSHEENIRILNSALRKITS; from the coding sequence ATGAGCACCGACGAAAAGAAACCCAGAAGACGATCAGTCAAGCAAAGACAACAGAAAGAGCAAAAGGAGCAAAAAAGAAGGCCAACGCGAAGTAGAAGAAAAATTCCTCAAGAAGAACCAAAAAAAGAGGAAGCAAAGGAGAAGAAAAAGGAACAAACTCAAATAAAACTAAGTTCTCCGGTTTTCGCTTCAGTCAAAGCAAGGTTGCATGAGGTAAATAAAGTAAGAATTGGAAAAGGTTTTTCCTTGGCTGAGATAGCTAAGGTGGGCCTAAGTGCTTCCCTAGCCAGAAAACTTGGATTATATGTAGATCCACGTAGAAAATCATCTCATGAAGAGAATATTAGAATATTGAACAGTGCGTTAAGAAAGATCACTTCCTGA
- a CDS encoding DNA glycosylase → MDETLSLDLTLGSGQVFRWRKIDDSWLGPIKGSAVLLRCNKNVLEFRSNPELKEDDIRWFFMLDLDYRRVLDTFPKDQITQSIMKKYNGLRIVRQEPWDCFIAYIISSGISIIAIESVLDRLSASSSSICENDYCIRLIPQPNELLNMKRPTAKFLGRKWTYLVDFAKRIVNGSLDFEVIRKQSYQDAWSALLYGKSHIKGIGPKVADCVLLFAFEKMEAFPIDRWVFRGLAKYYPSLIDVNPKKTGLTVKGYERVSEKARNYFGHYAGIYQEFLFEHMRSGSDLS, encoded by the coding sequence TTGGATGAAACACTTAGCCTAGATTTGACACTTGGAAGCGGTCAAGTGTTCCGATGGAGAAAGATTGATGATTCATGGCTAGGACCCATAAAGGGATCTGCTGTTCTGCTTCGTTGCAATAAGAATGTATTAGAATTCAGATCAAACCCAGAACTAAAAGAAGATGACATCAGATGGTTCTTTATGCTGGATTTGGATTATAGAAGGGTGCTTGACACCTTTCCAAAGGACCAAATCACACAATCAATAATGAAGAAATATAATGGATTAAGAATCGTCAGGCAGGAACCCTGGGACTGCTTTATAGCATACATAATCTCTTCGGGTATAAGCATAATTGCTATTGAATCCGTTCTTGATCGATTATCAGCCTCCAGCTCATCTATCTGCGAAAATGACTATTGCATTCGTTTAATCCCTCAACCGAATGAGTTACTCAATATGAAAAGACCTACCGCCAAATTCCTAGGAAGAAAATGGACATATCTTGTAGACTTTGCTAAGCGGATAGTTAACGGAAGCCTGGATTTTGAAGTGATAAGGAAGCAGAGTTATCAAGATGCTTGGAGCGCCCTATTATACGGCAAGAGTCATATTAAGGGAATAGGACCCAAAGTAGCAGACTGTGTTCTTCTCTTTGCTTTTGAGAAGATGGAGGCATTTCCTATAGATAGATGGGTTTTTCGCGGGCTGGCAAAATATTATCCGTCGCTAATTGATGTAAACCCAAAGAAAACTGGATTAACAGTTAAGGGATACGAGAGGGTGTCAGAAAAAGCAAGAAACTATTTTGGTCACTATGCAGGTATATATCAGGAATTCTTATTTGAACACATGAGATCAGGAAGTGATCTTTCTTAA
- a CDS encoding cob(I)yrinic acid a,c-diamide adenosyltransferase — MSKKPFTATGDKGETSVATGRVAKDSLVVQALGDIDELDCFLGFARTKVQTQEVKELLKQIQLKLFTYAAVIHNMREYKITQVDVEWLEQKAIEFDKELPELRHFILPAGSEGSIALHIARAVCRRAERSVVALDRQRKLPEHSIPFINRLSSLLFVLARYINVKEGINEELVA, encoded by the coding sequence TTGAGCAAGAAGCCGTTCACCGCTACAGGGGATAAAGGCGAGACATCAGTAGCAACAGGACGAGTGGCAAAGGATTCGTTGGTGGTGCAAGCCCTAGGGGATATAGATGAACTGGATTGCTTTCTTGGGTTTGCAAGGACAAAGGTACAAACTCAAGAGGTGAAAGAGCTGCTAAAGCAAATTCAGCTAAAGTTGTTTACTTATGCAGCTGTAATTCATAATATGAGAGAATACAAAATAACGCAGGTTGATGTTGAATGGCTGGAGCAAAAAGCTATAGAATTTGACAAAGAATTGCCTGAATTAAGGCACTTTATTCTTCCTGCTGGAAGTGAAGGAAGTATAGCATTGCACATTGCTAGGGCAGTATGCAGAAGAGCGGAAAGAAGTGTAGTGGCTCTTGATAGGCAAAGAAAACTACCTGAGCATAGTATACCTTTCATAAACAGACTCTCTTCATTACTTTTTGTTCTTGCGAGGTACATTAATGTCAAAGAAGGGATTAATGAAGAGCTTGTAGCTTAA
- a CDS encoding uracil-DNA glycosylase translates to MRFRETVPARKAFTNTQYWRKPVPGFGDPEAWLVIVGLAPAAHGGNRTGRVFTGDETGRFLVQALYRTGFANQPESVSRDDGLKLKGCFLTATVKCVPPDNKPTREECNNCSRYLDAEFYLLKNKKAILALGKIAFDACLDYVKRVGKSVRGLKFAHGARYQIDGVPELYASYHPTPRNTYTKKLTMEMMTDLLDKIKQNHMPR, encoded by the coding sequence GTGAGATTTCGCGAAACAGTACCTGCGAGGAAAGCCTTTACTAATACTCAGTACTGGAGGAAGCCTGTTCCGGGATTTGGGGACCCGGAAGCTTGGCTAGTGATAGTAGGTCTTGCACCTGCGGCGCATGGAGGAAATAGGACTGGTAGAGTCTTTACTGGGGATGAAACAGGCAGATTCCTTGTGCAAGCACTGTATAGAACAGGGTTTGCAAATCAACCTGAATCTGTGTCCAGGGATGACGGTCTAAAACTGAAGGGTTGCTTTTTGACGGCAACTGTAAAATGCGTACCTCCAGATAACAAGCCTACAAGAGAAGAATGCAACAATTGTAGTAGATACCTTGATGCCGAGTTCTATTTGCTGAAGAATAAGAAGGCCATTCTCGCACTTGGTAAAATAGCCTTCGATGCATGCTTGGACTATGTAAAGAGGGTTGGCAAGAGTGTAAGAGGCTTAAAATTCGCCCATGGAGCAAGGTATCAAATAGACGGAGTGCCAGAACTGTATGCATCATACCATCCCACACCACGCAACACTTACACCAAGAAACTAACAATGGAAATGATGACAGACCTCTTAGATAAGATAAAGCAGAATCATATGCCTCGCTAA